One genomic segment of Hordeum vulgare subsp. vulgare chromosome 2H, MorexV3_pseudomolecules_assembly, whole genome shotgun sequence includes these proteins:
- the LOC123429852 gene encoding uncharacterized protein LOC123429852, with amino-acid sequence MVFFCFLVDQRRKVRSSKPAAGICSRCGGCASVADMETATRLCYLLTVHRVTWRAIICTFCGAMLKSYRHYRLY; translated from the coding sequence ATGGTGTTCTTCTGCTTCCTGGTGGACCAGCGGCGGAAGGTGCGGAGCAGCAAGCCGGCGGCGGGCATCTGCTCGCGGTGCGGCGGCTGCGCCAGCGTGGCGGACATGGAGACGGCCACCCGGCTCTGCTACCTCCTCACCGTGCACCGCGTCACCTGGCGCGCCATCATCTGCACCTTCTGCGGCGCCATGCTCAAGTCCTACCGCCACTACCGGCTCTACTAG